The following proteins are co-located in the Pyricularia oryzae 70-15 chromosome 1, whole genome shotgun sequence genome:
- a CDS encoding manganese resistance protein MNR2, protein MEASSCHTEQQPGRRKRTHRGGKKKKKSRRQSFATGPDDMANDDLSTAGSNFYTNHAAHLSNTSLDSEALLDHRDQQSLRPRRPSIAVTSASPFPSNTQPYSSSTSRLRTVYHGGESNSADEDDHSANEGAPLLSQSMRLGNSEAALGYGSREMTARESTSRSRTSSGMSVDKKKLHLNPLSTSNNSYNVNYPPSMPGSPRMRPVDPVGLINFGDDLLRDEISRSELRSRAESIGDEERPSGRMSSPMERRHTISVPPEEDVCFPQDGMSEMGDDMAHNDSEDVHMGLRSKGRRRKRRWPDLSVLEDWSKLEKEANEERRVKRITEPQLINGRLRPVNKTWFKAEDDAPYRFTYFNEEFQSTVHSQTISGLVQAGGTFRELFVPEPVIIEDSSSESDNDDMTSTIRQPTPGESRAPSRQTSVPPSIHASEHSSRPGYLNRTFSPPTGRDSVMTSAPPISGLETPVPPKSPNSAKKSTTPPEGKPVRFGERPVWWLDVLNPSEAEMRVISKTFGIHPLTAEDIIMQEAREKVELFRHYYFVNYRTFDQDEESEDFLEPVNMYIVVFREGILTFHFSITPHPANVRRRVRQLRDYMMLSADWISYAIIDDITDVFVPLITRIEEEVDDIDDEVLGLQEVSTAEAVKDTTSFKSKDNAMLRRIGDCRKKVMGLYRLLGNKADVIKGFAKRCNEHWEVAPRSDIGLYLGDIQDHIVTMTANLSHYEKILARSHANYLAQISLRMNERQEETADILGKLTILGTIVLPMNLVTGLWGMNVWVPGQAAEGDLTWFFAITVSLLSAGLLCYWLVKKLYGL, encoded by the coding sequence ATGGAGGCTTCCAGTTGCCACACAGAACAACAGCCTGGGCGGCGCAAGAGAACTCACCGgggcggcaagaagaagaagaagtccCGGCGACAGTCTTTTGCGACCGGGCCAGACGACATGGCCAATGACGACCTATCGACCGCTGGGTCCAACTTCTACACCAATCACGCCGCTCACCTCAGCAACACGAGCCTCGACAGCGAAGCGCTGCTCGACCACAGGGACCAGCAGTCACTGAGACCTCGACGACCGTCCATCGCCGTCACGTCCGCCTCTCCTTTCCCTTCCAATACACAGCCGTACTcgagcagcaccagcaggtTGAGGACTGTCTATCATGGCGGCGAAAGCAACAGTGCCGATGAGGATGACCACTCGGCCAACGAGGGCGCCCCTCTGCTTTCGCAGTCGATGCGCCTTGGGAATTCGGAGGCTGCGCTAGGCTACGGCTCCCGCGAGATGACAGCGCGCGAGAGCACCTCGCGGAGTAGGACAAGCTCAGGAATGTCTGTCGATAAGAAGAAGCTGCATCTGAACCCCTTGTCCACCTCAAACAACAGCTACAACGTCAACTATccgccgtcgatgcccggcaGCCCTAGGATGCGGCCGGTCGATCCAGTGGGACTCATCAACTTCGGGGACGACCTGCTGAGGGACGAGATAAGCAGGAGCGAGCTTCGCAGCCGCGCTGAGAGCATCGGTGACGAGGAACGACCCTCTGGACGCATGTCTTCTCCGATGGAGAGGCGACACACCATCTCTGTCCCACCCGAAGAGGACGTGTGCTTCCCTCAGGATGGCATGTCTGAGATGGGCGATGATATGGCACATAACGATTCGGAGGACGTGCATATGGGACTGAGGTCAAAGGGGCGACGGCGAAAGAGAAGATGGCCAGACCTGTCGGTGCTGGAGGACTGGAGCAAGCTGGAGAAGGAGGCCAACGAAGAACGGCGCGTGAAAAGGATCACAGAACCACAGCTTATCAACGGAAGACTGAGGCCTGTCAACAAGACCTGGTTCAAGGCCGAGGATGATGCACCATATCGCTTCACCTACTTCAACGAAGAGTTCCAGAGCACGGTGCACAGCCAGACGATTTCGGGATTGGTGCAGGCAGGCGGTACTTTCCGTGAGCTGTTCGTCCCCGAACCAGTCATTATCGAAGATTCTTCTTCCGAGTCCGACAATGATGATATGACGTCCACTATCCGTCAACCAACTCCTGGCGAGTCGCGGGCTCCGAGCCGGCAGACTTCAGTACCTCCTTCAATCCATGCGAGCGAACATTCGTCCAGGCCAGGCTATCTAAACCGGACATTCTCACCCCCGACCGGTAGAGATAGTGTCATGACCTCGGCACCTCCAATATCAGGTCTGGAGACGCCAGTGCCACCAAAATCACCTAATTCTGCCAAAAAGTCAACAACGCCACCAGAAGGCAAGCCGGTCCGGTTTGGTGAGCGCCCAGTCTGGTGGCTAGACGTTCTCAACCCTAGCGAGGCTGAGATGAGAGTCATTTCCAAGACTTTTGGCATTCATCCGTTGACGGCAGAAGACATCATCATGCAAGAAGCCCGTGAGAAGGTGGAACTGTTCAGGCATTACTACTTTGTCAACTACCGTACTTTTGACCAGGATGAGGAGAGCGAGGACTTCCTGGAGCCGGTGAATATGTACATTGTGGTATTCCGGGAGGGAATTTTGACCTTTCACTTCTCCATCACGCCGCACCCGGCCAATGTGAGGCGACGAGTTCGACAGCTTCGCGACTACATGATGCTGTCGGCGGATTGGATCTCTTACGCCATTATAGACGATATTACAGACGTGTTCGTCCCGCTAATCACCCGGATCGAGGAGGAAGTTGACGACATCGACGACGAAGTGTTGGGCCTGCAGGAAGTCTCGACTGCCGAGGCCGTCAAGGATACGACATCGTTCAAGAGCAAGGATAACGCAATGCTAAGACGCATCGGCGACTGCCGCAAGAAAGTCATGGGCCTGTACCGGCTGCTGGGCAACAAGGCCGATGTCATCAAGGGCTTCGCCAAGCGGTGCAACGAGCATTGGGAGGTGGCTCCGAGGTCAGATATCGGGCTCTACCTGGGCGATATTCAAGACCACATTGTCACCATGACGGCCAACCTGAGCCACTACGAGAAGATCCTGGCTCGGTCTCACGCCAACTACCTGGCGCAGATCAGTCTACGCATGAACGAGCGTCAGGAGGAGACGGCGGACATCCTGGGTAAGCTGACGATCCTAGGCACCATCGTCCTGCCGATGAACTTGGTCACTGGTCTGTGGGGCATGAACGTCTGGGTTCCGGGGCAGGCGGCCGAGGGCGACCTGACGTGGTTTTTCGCCATCACGGTGAGCCTGCTGAGCGCCGGTTTACTGTGCTACTGGCTAGTCAAGAAATTGTATGGGCTATGA
- a CDS encoding prohibitin-2, with protein sequence MSQNPFQEYMRQLQRIQQRAGGGGGMPPRGTIGLGAAAALGAAGIWVVSNSLFNVDGGHRAIKYRRISGVSKEIFGEGTHFAIPWFETPIVYDVRAKPRNVSSLTGTKDLQMVNITCRVLSRPEVKALPQIYRTLGSDYDERVLPSIVNEVLKSVVAQFNASQLITQRENVARLIRENLSRRAALFNIVLDDVSLTHLAFSPEFTAAVEAKQVAQQEAQRAAFVVDKARQEKQAMVVKAQGEARSAELIGEAIKKSKSYVELKKLENARAIAQTLQEAGGRNRLLLDAEGLGLNVFEKTDRKD encoded by the exons ATGAGCCAGAATCCCTTCCAGGAGTACATGCGCCAGCTGCAGCGGATCCAGCAGcgcgctggcggcggcggcggcatgccCCCAAGGGGAACCATCGGCCTCGGCGCTGCGGCGGCTCTTGGTGCAGCTGGAATCTGGGTCGTCTCCAACTCCCTCTTCAACGTCGACGGTGGTCACAGAGCTATCAAATACCGGAGGATAAGTGGTGTGAGCAAGGAGATCTTTGGCGAAG GAACCCATTTCGCCATCCCCTGGTTCGAGACTCCGATCGTGTACGACGTCCGCGCAAAGCCGAGAAATGTCTCGTCTCTCACGGGCACCAAGGATCTTCAGATGGTCAACATCACCTGCCGTGTTCTCTCGAGGCCCGAGGTCAAGGCGCTGCCACAAATCTACAGAACCCTCGGCTCAGACTATGATGAGCGCGTGCTGCCCTCCATCGTGAACGAGGTCCTCAAGAGCGTCGTTGCGCAGTTCAACGCCAGCCAGCTGATCACTCAGCGTGAGAATGTCGCTAGGCTGATCCGGGAGAACCTTTCCAGGAGAGCGGCACTCTTCAACATTGTCCTGGACGACGTTTCACTGACA CATCTTGCCTTCTCTCCCGAGTTCACGGCAGCCGTCGAAGCTAAGCAGGTCGCTCAGCAGGAGGCGCAGAGGGCAGCCTTCGTTGTCGACAAAGCCCGCCAGGAGAAGCAGGCCATGGTCGTCAAGGCACAGGGTGAGGCCCGATCGGCAGAGCTGATTGGTGAGGCCATCAAGAAGAGCAAGTCCTACGTCGAGCTGAAGAAGCTGGAGAACGCAAGAGCCATCGCTCAAACTCTACAGGAGGCCGGCGGCCGCAACAGGTTGCTCCTTGATGCCGAAGGTCTCGGCCTGAACGTGTTTGAGAAGACTGACAGGAAGGATTGA
- a CDS encoding cleavage stimulation factor 64-kDa subunit yields MSSKPPSRVVFVGNIPYGLSEEQITDIFSRAGKVLNFRLVYDRETGKPKGFGFAEYPDNDSAASAVRNLNDTEIMGRKLRVDFSNEKPSTNDPDDGPPGGANGSGAPSYQQQQEVPSLPPLPPGKDIPAGVSATDAISRTLRTLPPAQLLDILQQMKTMSGADPARATELLTQAPQLSYAIFQALLLMDLVSPDAIHSVVDPGAAVPPPAAAPAHAPAPYGAPPAAAAVYQQHPVANTPPVPMPYAPPAAPTAATPTPAPAAAPQDTDALMQQVLALPQATIDQLPEAERAQIMALRASLMGQAR; encoded by the exons atgtcgtccaaaCCACCGTCAAGAGTGGTGTTCGTAGGGAACATCCCATATG GACTGTCTGAGGAGCAAATAACCGACATCTTCAGCCGGGCGGGCAAAGTACTCAACTTCCGTCTTGTCTATGACCGGGAGACAGGAAAGCCCAAGGGTTTTGGCTTTGCAGAGTATCCCGACAATG ACtcagcagcatcagcagTCCGCAACTTGAACGACACTGAAATCATGGGCCGTAAACTGCGCGTGGATTTTTCTAACGAGAAGCCGAGCACAAACGACCCCGACGACGGACCCCCCGGTGGCGCAAACGGCTCCGGCGCTCCCTCgtaccaacaacaacaagaagTCCCCTCGCTGCCCCCTCTCCCGCCGGGAAAGGAcattcccgccggcgtctcGGCGACCGACGCCATCTCGCGGACCCTGCGCACGCTCCCGCCCGCCCAGCTCCTCGACATCCTGCAGCAGATGAAGACCATGTCTGGCGCCGACCCGGCCCGCGCGACCGAGCTCCTGACCCAGGCCCCACAGCTGTCATACGCCATCTTCCAGGCCCTCCTGCTCATGGACCTTGTGTCCCCGGACGCCATTCACTCGGTCGTCGACCCGGGCGCCGCCGTCCCGCCCCCAGCGGCCGCCCCGGCCCACGCTCCCGCTCCCTACGGCGCAccgcctgctgctgccgccgtctACCAGCAGCACCCCGTCGCCAACACCCCGCCCGTTCCAATGCCGTATGCGCCGCCTGCCGCGCCGACCGCTGCTACGCCGACCCCTGCGCCGGCGGCCGCGCCTCAGGACACGGACGCCCTCATGCAACAGGTCCTTGCCCTACCGCAGGCCACCATCGACCAGCTTCCCGAGGCGGAGCGTGCGCAGATAATGGCTCTCCGTGCCAGTTTGATGGGCCAAGCCAGGTAA
- a CDS encoding NEDD8, with product MLIKVRTLTGKEIELDIESDYKVSQIKEKVEEKEGIPPVQQRLIFGGKQMVDDKTAADYQLEGGSTLHLVLALRGGC from the exons ATGTTAATCAA AGTCAGGACACTTACCGGCAAGGAGATCGAGCTGGACATTGAGAGCGACTACAAG GTCTCCCAGATCAAGGAGAAAgtcgaggagaaggagggcaTCCCGCCCGTGCAGCAGAGGTTGATCTTTGGTGGCAAGCAGAT GGTGGACGACAAAACCGCTGCCGACTATCAGCTGGAGGGCGGCTCTACGCTGCATTTGGTCCTTGCGCTACGCGGTGGCTGTTGA